CGCGCTCGGGTAGCTGGTGGATCAGGACGCGTTGCCGCTCCCCCACCACTTGCAGCCAGCTCGGGATCGGACGCTCGCCCGCCGTCTCCCGGGCAATCTGGAACGGCACCGTGTTCAGGGACTTGTCCCGCACGTCGACGATGTCGTACTGCGACACCCGGTAACTGGGGACGTTGACGTGCACGCCGTTGACGTTGAAATGCCCGTGGCTGACCAGCTGGCGAGCCATCCGCCGGGTGCGCGCCAGCCCGGCACGGTAGATGACGTTGTCCAGCCGGCTTTCGAGGATCTTCAGCAGTTCTTCACCCGTCTTGCCGGGCTGCCGCACGGCCTCTTCGTAGTAGCGGCGGAACTGCTTTTCCATTACGCCGTATGTGAAACGGGCCTTCTGCTTCTCCTGCAGCTGAAGCAGATATTCGCTTTCCTTGATCCGCGCGCGACCGTGTTGGCCGGGCGGGTAGGGACGCTTCTCGAAGGCCTGGTCGCCACCGACGAGGTCGGTGCGCAACCGCCGTGATTTGCGGGTGACGGGTCCGGTGTAACGAGCCATCTTCTCTCCTAGACGCGCCGGCGCTTGGGGGGCCGGACACCGTTATGCGGCTGGGGGGTGACATCCGAGATCGCGCCCACCTCCAGGCCGGCGGCCTGCAGCGACCGGATCGCGGTCTCGCGGCCCGAGCCCGGGCCCTTGACGAACACGTCGACCTTGCGCACCCCGTGGTCTTGGGCCTTGCGAGCGGCGTTCTCCGCGGCCAGCTGGGCCGCAAACGGGGTCGATTTCCGGGAACCCTTGAAGCCGACGTGCCCCGACGATGCCCAGGCAATGACGTTGCCTTGCGGGTCGGTGATGGTCACGATCGTGTTGTTGAACGTGCTCTTGATGTGGGCGGCGCCGTGCGGGACGTTCTTCTTCTCCCGCCGGCGGGTCTTCTGGCCCTTCCTAGCCGACGTTGCCGGCCCTTTTTTTGCTGGTGGCATCGGTTACCTAGCCTTCTTCTTGCCTGCGATGGTGCGCTTGGGGCCTTTGCGGGTCCGCGCGTTGGTTTTTGTCCGCTGGCCGCGTACCGGCATACCGCGGCGGTGCCGCAACCCCTGATAGCAGCCAATCTCGATCTTGCGACGGATGTCGGCCTGTACCTCGCGGCGCAGGTCACCCTCCACCTTCAGGTTCGCTTCGATGTAGTCGCGCAGGTGGATCAGCTGTTCTTCGGTGAGATCTCTGGTGCGCAGATCCCGGTCAATGCCGGTGGCCGCCAGGATTTCGTTCGAGCGGGTACGGCCGATGCCAAAGATGTAGGTCAGGGCGACCTCCATCCGCTTATCGCGCGGCAGGTCGACGCCGACGAGTCGAGCCATAGGTGGCGTTTCCTCTTCCTCTGCGGAGGTATGGTCCCAGTCCGTTCCCTGCCCAAAAAAGATCTTTGGGTGTGGGGCCCGGCCTCCGTCCGGGCGTGAATGAGCTGGCCCATCTCCATCGATGCCAGCCGCTCATTGGTGCTGGGGGTCTGCATTTAGTTGTCGGGCCGTCCGGCTCCTCCTCGGACCACTACGCGGCCCGCATCGTCGCCGAACTAGCCCTGCCTTTGTTTGTGACGCGGATCGGAACAGATCACCATAACCCGCCCGTGCCGACGGATCAGCCTGCACTTGTCACAGATCGGCTTGACGCTCGGGTTTACCTTCACGACTGTCTCGGTCCTGTTCTATGGGTATGTCGCTACTTGTACCGGTACACGATGCGGCCCCGGGACAGGTCGTAGGGCGACAATTCCACCACCACCCGGTCCTCGGGCAGGATGCGAATGTAGTGCTGACGCATCTTGCCGCTGATGTGGGCGAGCACCTTGTGGCCGTTCTCCAGCTCAATGCGGAACATGGCATTGGGCAGGGGCTCGACCACGCGACCCTCGACCTCTATGGCACCGTCCTTCTTGGCCATTACTTTCTGGCGATCCTTCTCTTCCTTGTCGGTGCACCCGATTCCGGCGCAGCACGTGCTCGGACTACAAACGTGAGCCGGTGGTGGAAATTCCGCGAAGGGCTCCGAGAAATTTTCAAAACTGGGCACGCCAAACCGGCACGGGACACCGCACCGCCAACCCACATTACCCGCATCGCCGTGCTCTGCGCAAAACGCCGTAGGCCACGCGCTCACCGGAATAGCACCGGTGAGCCGAGCGGTTAGAGCAACCATGACCAATTGTGCCGCCGGCAAACCCAGCTCAGGCCCTAACCTCGGCCGATTCGGATCGTTCGGACGCGGCGTCACCCCCCAGCAGGCCACAGAAATCGAGGCGCTGGGCTACGGGGCGGTCTGGGTGGGAGGCTCACCACCCGCCGCACTGTCCTGGGTGGAACCGATTCTGCAAGCGACCACCACATTGTGTGTGGCCACCGGCATTGTCAATATCTGGTCGGCACCGGCCCAGCGAGTCGCCGAATCGTTCCACCGCATCGAGGCGGCCTACCCGGGCCGCTTTCTGCTGGGTATCGGAGTCGGGCATGCCGAGATGATCAGTGAGTACCGCAAGCCCTACAACGCGCTGGTGGAATACCTAGACCGGCTCGACGACTATGGGGTGCCCGCCAACCGCCGGGTGGTGGCCGCACTGGGCCCCCGGGTCCTGGGCCTGTCCGCACGCCGCAGCGCCGGGGCGCACCCGTACCTGACCACACCCGAACACACGGCACGGGCCCGTGAGCTGATTGGTCCGTCGGCGTTCCTGGCGCCCGAACACAAGGTGGTGCTGACCACCGACTCGGCAAGGGCCCGTACGGTGGGACGCCAGGCGCTCGATATGTACTTCAACCTGGCTAACTACCGCAACAACTGGAAACGGCTGGGCTTCACCGACGACGAAGTCTCCCGGCCGGGCAGCGACCGCCTGGTTGACGCCGTGGTCGCCTACGGCACTCCAGACGCGATCGCGGCACGGCTGAACGAACACCTGCTTGCAGGCGCCGACCATGTCCCTATTCAGGTCCTCACCGAAGATGACAACCTGGTGTCGGCGCTGACCGAACTCGCGAAGCCGCTCCGACTGACTTGATCCCGAAACGGAGGGTTGCGAACCCAACTGGTCGCGGCTCCACTCGGTTAAGGCTCGGTTAGGGTTTGATCCATGCGGTTGCTAGTCACCGGTGGCGCGGGATTCATCGGCACGAATTTCGTGCACAGCGCCGTACGTGAGCATCCAGACGATGCGGTTACCGTACTCGACGCCCTGACCTACGCCGGCCGGCGCGAGTCGCTGGCCGACGTGGAGGATGCCATCCGGCTGGTTCAGGGCGATATCACCGACGCCGAGCTGGTTTCGCAGCTGGTGGCCGAGTCCGACGCGGTGGTGCATTTTGCCGCCGAATCCCATGTCGACAATGCACTGGACAATCCGGAGCCGTTTCTGCACACCAACGTCATCGGGACCTTCACCATCCTGGAAGCGGTGCGACGCCACGGTGTGCGCCTGCACCACATCTCCACCGACGAGGTCTACGGCGACTTGGAGCTCGACGACCGGGCGCGGTTCACCGAATCGACGCCCTATAACCCGTCCAGCCCTTACTCGGCGACCAAGGCGGGCGCAGACATGTTGGTCCGGGCCTGGGTTCGGTCCTATGGCGTACGCGCGACGATCTCCAACTGCTCCAACAACTACGGGCCGTATCAGCACGTCGAGAAGTTCATTCCGCGTCAGATCACCAATGTGCTCACCGGGCGGCGGCCCAAGCTCTACGGCGCGGGCGCCAATGTCCGTGACTGGATCCACGTCGACGACCACAACAGCGCGGTGCGGCGAATCCTGGACAGAGGCCGCATCGGCCGAACCTACCTGATCAGCTCCGAGGGCGAGCGTGACAACCTGACCGTGCTGCGCACGCTGCTGCGACTGATGGACCGCGATCCGGACGACTTCGACCACGTCACCGACCGCGTCGGCCACGACCTGCGCTATGCCATCGACCCGTCCACGCTCTACGACGAATTATGCTGGGCGCCAAAGCATACCGATTTCGAGGAGGGCCTGCGGACCACGATCGACTGGTACCGCGACAACGAATCGTGGTGGCGTCCACTAAAAGACGCCACGGAGGCCCGCTATCAAGAACGCGGTCAATGAGATGAAAGCACGCGAACTCGACGTCCCCGGCGCCTGGGAGATTACCCCGACCATCCATGTCGATTCCCGCGGACTGTTCTTCGAATGGCTTACCGATCATGGGTTCCGCGCATTCGCAGGTCACAGTTTGGACGTCCGGCAAGTGAACTGCTCGGTGTCATCGGCCGGTGTGCTGCGCGGCCTGCACTTTGCCCAGTTGCCGCCGAGCCAGGCCAAGTATGTGACCTGCGTTTCCGGCTCGGTGTTCGATGTCGTCGTCGACATCCGAGAGGGCTCACCGACATTCGGCCGATGGGACTCGGTGCTGCTCGACGACCAAGACCGTAGGACGATCTACGTCTCCGAAGGCCTAGCGCACGGCTTCCTTGCACTGCAAGACAATTCGACGGTGATGTACTTGTGCTCGGCGGAATACAATCCGCAGCGCGAGCACACCATCTGCGCCACAGATCCGACGTTGGCGGTCGATTGGCCGCTGGTCGATGGCGCTGCCCCCAGCCTGTCCGACCGTGATGCCGCTGCGCCCAGCTTCGAGGATGTGCGCGCGTCTGGCCTGCTGCCCAGGTGGGAACAGACGCAGCGGTTCATTGGGGAGATGCGCGGCACCTAGCTCGGTAATCCCTTGTGTTGCTTTAGCTTCAGCGGTCACAGCGCGGCGATTGTTGTCGGTGGCCCCTCGTAGAATTTGGGGTATGGGTTCGGGTAGCCGCGAACGGATTGTCGAGGTCTTTGATGCGCTGGATGCCGAGCTGGACCGCTTGGACGAGGTGTCTTTTGAGGTGTTGACCACCCCAGAACGGCTGCGGTCTCTGGAACGTCTGGAATGCTTGGTGCGCCGGCTACCGGCGGTGGGTCACGCGTTGATCAACCAACTTGACGCCCAAGCCAGCGAGGAAGAACTGGGCGGCACGCTGTGCTGCGCGCTGGCCAACCGGTTACGCATCACCAAGCCCGACGCCGCCCGGCGCATCGCCGACGCCGCCGATCTCGGACCTCGTCGAGCACTCACCGGTGAACCGCTAGCCCCACAGTTGACCGCCACCGCCACCGCCCAACGCCAGGGCCTGATCGGCGAGGCGCACGTCAAAGTGATTCGCGCCCTTTTTCGCCCACCTGCCCGCCGCGGTGGATGTGTCCACCCGCCAGGCCGCCGAAGCCGACCTGGCCGGCAAAGCCGCTCAATATCGTCCCGACGAGCTGGCCCGCTACGCCCAGCGGGTCATGGACTGGCTACACCCCGACGGCGACCTCACCGACACCGAACGCGCCCGCAAACGCGGCATCACCCTGAGCAACCAGCAATACGACGGCATGTCACGGCTAAGTGGCTACCTGACCCCCCAAGCGCGGGCCACCTTTGAAGCCGTGCTAGCCAAACTGGCCGCCCCCGGCGCGACCAACCCCGACGACCACACCCCGGTCATCGACACCACCCCCGATGCGGCCGCCATCGACCGCGACACCCGCAGCCAAGCCCAACGCAACCACGACGGGCTGCTGGCCGGGCTGCGCGCGCTGATCGCCTCCGGGAAACTGGGCCAACACAACGGTCTTCCCGTCTCGATCGTGGTCACCACCACCCTGACCGACCTGCAAACCGGCGCCGGCAAGGGCTTCACCGGCGGCGGCACCCTGCTACCCATGGCCGATGTGATCCGCATGACCAGCCACGCCCACCACTACTCCCCCGCAAGCGGGAGGTACCCCCAGGCGATCTTCGACCACGGCACACCCCTGGCGCTGTATCACACCAAACGCCTAGCCTCCCCGGCCCAGCGGATCATGCTGTTCGCCAACGACCGCGGCTGCACCAAACCCGGCTGTGACGCACCGGCCTACCACAGCCAAGCCCACCACGTCACCGCCTGGACCAGCACCGGACGCACCGACATCACCGAGCTGACCCTGGCCTGCGGCCCCGACAACCGACTCGCCGAAAAAGGCTGGACCACCCACAACAACACCCACGGCCACACCGAATGGCTACCACCACCCCACCTCGACCACGGCCAACCCCGCACCAACACCTTCCACCACCCCGAACGATTCCTCCACAACCAAGACGACGACGACAAACCCGATTGACCCCCAGCAGTCAAAGCCACACGCCACAACGCCGCACAACCATAAACACCGAGTCCGTCAGGGCCTGGCCGGAGCAAACACGCCACGGTGGTAGGAGCTGTGGGCATATGCCTTGGAGCCCACCAGTTGTGACAACGGCGTGTGCACCGACTGCCCGCGTGCGAGTCTGGCGGCGACCGCGTTTAGGTCGAACCGCGGACGCCAGTTCAAGTCACGGCGAGCGCGGGAGTTAACGTACACGCGGTCGAGGCGGTCGGGGAAGCGCCAACCACGCTGGGTCCACACAGCCGCGGCCAGCGGTACCCGCCGGGCGAACACCGATGCCGCGTCGGTGCGCAGCTGCGTCAGGTCATCACGGGTAAACGGTGTGGTCGCCGACACCAGATAGCGCCCGAACCCCAGCTGGGGAGCTCGCTGCGCGGCGTTGAGGTGCGCATCTACCGCGTCTTCGAGCGCGACCCGCCGGCAGGCATATTCGTTGGCTTTGATGTTGTCCTGGCTGCGCCCGTCATACAGGTCAGGCATGTCATCGCCCTCGACGAAGAATCGGGCAACACGCAGCACGACGCAGGCCAAACCGTCGTTGCGATGTGCCAACTGGCAGAGGTCCTCGGAGCTAGCTTTGGTCACGCCGTAGATGTTCTTGGGAATGG
Above is a window of Mycobacterium tuberculosis H37Rv DNA encoding:
- the rmlC gene encoding dTDP-4-dehydrorhamnose 3,5-epimerase (dTDP-4-keto-6-deoxyglucose 3,5-epimerase (dTDP-L-rhamnose synthetase) (thymidine diphospho-4-keto-rhamnose 3,5-epimerase)) codes for the protein MKARELDVPGAWEITPTIHVDSRGLFFEWLTDHGFRAFAGHSLDVRQVNCSVSSAGVLRGLHFAQLPPSQAKYVTCVSGSVFDVVVDIREGSPTFGRWDSVLLDDQDRRTIYVSEGLAHGFLALQDNSTVMYLCSAEYNPQREHTICATDPTLAVDWPLVDGAAPSLSDRDAAAPSFEDVRASGLLPRWEQTQRFIGEMRGT
- the rpsM gene encoding 30S ribosomal protein S13, whose product is MARLVGVDLPRDKRMEVALTYIFGIGRTRSNEILAATGIDRDLRTRDLTEEQLIHLRDYIEANLKVEGDLRREVQADIRRKIEIGCYQGLRHRRGMPVRGQRTKTNARTRKGPKRTIAGKKKAR
- a CDS encoding dTDP-glucose 4,6-dehydratase, producing MGTHAATMRVRAGVRSSPLLLHAGTPPTAAAAESGMRTLVTGSSGHLGEALVRTLRARGADIVSLDSRPSRYTNIVGCVSDRALLRDVMAGVEVVFHAAAHHKPQLAFLPRQAFLDTNIIGTQTVLDAAVAANVRAFVMTSSTTVFGDALTPPADQPAAWIDESVTPIPKNIYGVTKASSEDLCQLAHRNDGLACVVLRVARFFVEGDDMPDLYDGRSQDNIKANEYACRRVALEDAVDAHLNAAQRAPQLGFGRYLVSATTPFTRDDLTQLRTDAASVFARRVPLAAAVWTQRGWRFPDRLDRVYVNSRARRDLNWRPRFDLNAVAARLARGQSVHTPLSQLVGSKAYAHSSYHRGVFAPARP
- the infA gene encoding translation initiation factor IF-1, giving the protein MAKKDGAIEVEGRVVEPLPNAMFRIELENGHKVLAHISGKMRQHYIRILPEDRVVVELSPYDLSRGRIVYRYK
- the rpmJ gene encoding 50S ribosomal protein L36 is translated as MKVNPSVKPICDKCRLIRRHGRVMVICSDPRHKQRQG
- the rpsK gene encoding 30S ribosomal protein S11, translating into MPPAKKGPATSARKGQKTRRREKKNVPHGAAHIKSTFNNTIVTITDPQGNVIAWASSGHVGFKGSRKSTPFAAQLAAENAARKAQDHGVRKVDVFVKGPGSGRETAIRSLQAAGLEVGAISDVTPQPHNGVRPPKRRRV
- the rmlB gene encoding dTDP-glucose 4,6-dehydratase; this translates as MRLLVTGGAGFIGTNFVHSAVREHPDDAVTVLDALTYAGRRESLADVEDAIRLVQGDITDAELVSQLVAESDAVVHFAAESHVDNALDNPEPFLHTNVIGTFTILEAVRRHGVRLHHISTDEVYGDLELDDRARFTESTPYNPSSPYSATKAGADMLVRAWVRSYGVRATISNCSNNYGPYQHVEKFIPRQITNVLTGRRPKLYGAGANVRDWIHVDDHNSAVRRILDRGRIGRTYLISSEGERDNLTVLRTLLRLMDRDPDDFDHVTDRVGHDLRYAIDPSTLYDELCWAPKHTDFEEGLRTTIDWYRDNESWWRPLKDATEARYQERGQ
- a CDS encoding hypothetical protein (This region is a possible MT-complex-specific genomic island (See Becq et al., 2007 PMID:17545187).), yielding MGSGSRERIVEVFDALDAELDRLDEVSFEVLTTPERLRSLERLECLVRRLPAVGHALINQLDAQASEEELGGTLCCALANRLRITKPDAARRIADAADLGPRRALTGEPLAPQLTATATAQRQGLIGEAHVKVIRALFRPPARRGGCVHPPGRRSRPGRQSRSISSRRAGPLRPAGHGLATPRRRPHRHRTRPQTRHHPEQPAIRRHVTAKWLPDPPSAGHL
- the rpsD gene encoding 30S ribosomal protein S4; the encoded protein is MARYTGPVTRKSRRLRTDLVGGDQAFEKRPYPPGQHGRARIKESEYLLQLQEKQKARFTYGVMEKQFRRYYEEAVRQPGKTGEELLKILESRLDNVIYRAGLARTRRMARQLVSHGHFNVNGVHVNVPSYRVSQYDIVDVRDKSLNTVPFQIARETAGERPIPSWLQVVGERQRVLIHQLPERAQIDVPLTEQLIVEYYSK